A stretch of DNA from Cellulomonas xiejunii:
CGCCGACGCGCGCGACCAGGCGCGCGCCGAGCTGGAGTCGGTCAGCGGCCTGACGCACGACGAGGCCCTGGCTGAGCTCACCCGACGCATCACGGACCAGGCGGTCGCCGCAGCGGCCGCCCAGGTGCGGCGAGCCGAGGCCCAGGCGCGGCGGACCGCCGAGGCGCGGGCGCGGCGCATCGTCGCGACCGCTGTGCAGCGCGTGGCCGTGGCCACCAGCGCGCAGCCCGTCGTGTCGATCCTGCCGCTGTCCTCGGACGAGATGAAGGGCCGCATCATCGGCAAGGAGGGGCGCAACATCCGCCACTTCGAGGCGCTCACGGGAGTCAACGTCCTGGTGGACGAGACCCCTGACACGGTGGTGCTGTCCTGCTTCGACCCCGAGCGCCGAGAGGTTGCCCAGGTCGCCCTCGAGGCGCTCATGGCAGACGGGCGCATCCACCCGCAGCGCATCGAGGCCGCCTACGCCGAGGCACTGGCAGGGGCGGAGGACCGCCACGACGCCGCAGGGCACGACGCCACCGAGCGGGCAGGGATCGACGGGCTGCACGCCGAGCTCGTCCGCACGATCGGCCGGCTCCGGCTGCGGTCCTCCTACGGGCAGAACGTGCTCGAGCACCTCGTCGAGAGCGCGCAGATCGCGGCCGGCATCGCTGCCGAGATCGGTGCGGACGTCGCGGTCGCGCGTCGCGGGGCGTTCCTGCACGACGTGGGCAAGGCGCTCACCGGCGAGGTGCCCGGGACGCACGCCGCGGTCGGTGCCGACCTGGCACGTCGGCTGGGTGAGTCCGACGCCGTCGTGAACGCGATCGCTGCGCACCACGACGAGGTTCCGGCAACGACTGTCGAGGCGGTCATCGTGCAGGCGGCCGACGCGATCTCGGCGGCGCGTCCCGGTGCGCGACGTCAGGAGATCGACCAGTACGTCGAGCGCATGGGCGAGCTCGAGGCGCTCGTCGCCCGGCACGACGGCGTCCGGCGGGCGCTCGCGATGGCGGCCGGCCGCGAGGTCCGCGTCGTCGTCGAGCCCGACGAGGTCGACGACCGTGCGCTGCCGCAGCTCGCGTCGTCGATCGCCAAGCACATCGAGGCCGACCTGACGTACCCGGGGGAGATCCGCGTGACGGTCGTCCGGGAGCTGCGGGCGAGCGCGACCGCGGGCTGAGGCGCGGCGACCGGGCCGCCCGGTCTACCGGTCCGCCCGGGCGGCCACGACGAGCGGAGGAGCCTCCGCCTTCGCGGCACCCGCGGTGTGCCGTCCCACCTGCGAGGCGAGCCGCTGGGCGAACGACGTCAGCGCGTAGTTGATGACGATGAACACGAGTGCGGCGACAAGCAGGGACTGCAGGATGTTGCCGTTCCCCGACCCGAAGCGTCGGGAGGCGTCCAGCAGCTCCGGGTACGTGATGATCGCCCCGAGGGCCGTGTCCTTGAGGATCACGACCAGCTGTGAGGCGAGCGCCGGGAGCATCGCGATCAGCGCCTGCGGCACCTCGACGAGGCGCAGCGACTGCGCCGGACGCAGGCCCACCGCCAGTGCTGCCTCTCGCTGCCCGCGGGGCAGGTTGTGGACCCCGGACCGCACGAGCTCGGCGAACACCGACCCGTTGTACAGCGTCAGCGCCAGCACCACCGCGAGCAACGGCACGTCCCGGGGCTCGACGACACGGAGCTGGGAGATGCCCTGGTAGAAGAAGATCATCATGAGGAGCACGGGCACGGCCCGGAAGAACTCCACGACGGTGCCCGACAGCCAGCGCACGACTCGGGAGCCCGACAGCCTCCCGAGCCCGAAGACGAGTCCGAACACCGCTGACGCCACGATCGCCAGACCGGCCGCTCGCAGCGTGTCGCGCAGGCCCGGCAGGAGGTAGTCGACCCACGTGCTGCTGGCCAGGAACGGCTGCCAGAGGTCTGCCGCGAGCTGGCCCTTGCGATCCAGGAGCACGAGCGCCCAGGCGCCGAGCGCGGCCACCGCGAGCACGGCGAGCACGTTGACCACGGCCATCCGCCGCCGCGTGCGCGGGCCGGGGACGTCGAAGAGGACGAGCTCGCTCATCGGGCCACCGCCAGGCGTCGGGACAGCGAGGTCGTCGCGAGGCCCACGGGAACGACGATGATGACGTAACCGACCGCGAAGGTCAGGAAGATCGCGAAGATGACGTCCGGTCGGAACTCGATCATCGTCCGCATGAGTCCTGACGTCTCGGCCACCGACCCGGCGGCGGCGACGGTGGAGTTCTTGATGAGCGCGATCAGCACGTTGCCCAGCGGCGCGACCGCACCGCGGAACGCCTGGGGGAGGATGACGAGACGCGCTGCCGACCAGAAGCCCAGCCCGATGGCTCGGGCCGCCTCGGCCTGGCCCACCGGGACGGTGTTGACGCCGGACCGCAGCGCCTCGCACACGAAGGCGGCGTGGTAGACGGCCAGGCCGAGCACCGCCAGCCGGAAGAAGTTCGTCTGGAAGTCGCTCGAGAGCGTCAGCCCGAGCTGTCCCCACAGGCCGAGCACGCAGAACACGATGATGATCGTCAGCGGTGTGTTCCGCAGCAGCGTCACGTACGTGGCCCCCGCCCAGCGCAGGCTCGGGACCGGCGAGATCCGCATGACGGCCAGAACCGTGCCGATCACCAGGGCGATGACCGCGGCATACAGGGACAGCTGGATGTTCACCCAGAAGGCGGCGAGAACGTCGTACTCGTCGAACAGGGACAGGAACTTCTCGAGGTACCCCTCGTCCACCCGGGCCTCCCGAGGGTGCGGTGCGGTGGGTGCGCCCCGGGGCCGTCCCGCCGTGGGCGGGACCGGCCCCGGGGGCGGCGGTCAGGTGGCGGTCAGGCGCACGCGACGACGGTCGGCGGGTTCAGCTCGTCGTTCGGGACGTAGCCGGACGCCCCGACGTTCTCGTCGAGGGCCTCCTGCCAGGAGCCGTCCTCGATCATCTCGGTGATGGCAGCGTTCACGTCCTCGCAGACCTCGCTGTCCTTGGGCAGCCCGACGCCGTAGTTCTCCTCGGAGAAGGGGTTGCCGACGACCTTGACCTTGCCCTCGTTGGCGGGGATGGCCGCGAGACCGGCGAGGATGATGTCGTCCGTCGTGACCGCGTCGACGGTGCCCGCCACCAGGGCGGTGACGCACTCGGCGTAGCCGGGCTGCTCGAGCAGGTTGGTGCCGGTCGCGTACTCGTCCTTGATGCGCTGCGCCGACGTGGAGCCGGTGACCGAGCACAGGTTCTTGCCCTCGAGGTCCTCGGGGCCGGAGATCGAGTCGTCGTCCGCGGCGACCAGCAGGTCCTGCCCGGCGACGAAGTACGGTCCGGCGAACCCGACGACCTCCTTGCGCTTGTCCGTGATCGAGTACGTCGCGAAGATCATGTCGACCTGGGCGTTCTGCAGCATCGTCTCGCGCTGCGCGGACGGCGCCTGGACCCACTCGATCTGGTCCGCGCCGTACCCCAGCTTCTCGGCGACGTACTTCGCGACCGCGACGTCGAATCCCGTGTAGTCGCTGCCGTCCTGGTAGCCCAGGCCGGGCTGGTCGAACTTGATGCCGACGCGCAGGGTTCCTTCGGCGCCGCCGTCGCTCGTCTCGGTGGCACCTGCGTCTGCGGTGTCGTCCGCCTCGTCGGCGCCGCCGGAGCAGGCTCCGAGCGTGAGTGCTGCCACCGCGGTGAGGGCGATCGCCAGTCGTCGTGCACGCATGAGCGCATCCCTTCGTTCGTCCGTCATCGGTCCGTCTGAGGTGCTGGTCAGTGGGTCAGGATCTTGGACAGGAAGTCCTTGGCACGGCCGCTGCGCGGCGCCGTGAAGAACGTCTCGGGATCGGCCTCCTCGACGACCTGACCGGCGTCCATGAACACGACTCGTCGCGCGGCGCGCCGCGCGAACCCCATCTCGTGCGTCACGACGACCATCGTCATCCCGTCGTGCGCGAGGCCGACCATGACGTCGAGGACCTCGTTGATCATCTCGGGGTCGAGCGCCGAGGTCGGCTCGTCGAAGAGCATCGCCTTGGGCTTCATGGCCAGGGCGCGGGCGATGGCCACGCGCTGCTGCTGCCCGCCGGAGAGCTGAGCCGGTCGCTTGGCCGCCTGGTCCGCGACCCCGACCCGCTCGAGGAGCTCCATGGCCGTCGCCTTGGCGACCGCGGGCTTCACGCCCTTGGCCTTGACCTGCCCGAGCGTCACGTTCTCGAGCACGGTGCGGTGCGCGAAGAGGTTGAACGACTGGAACACCATGCCCACGTCCGCCCGCAACCGGGCCAGCTCGCGCCCCTCGGCGGGCAGCGGCTTGCCGTCGACCGAGATCGTGCCCGAGTCGATCGTCTCCAGCCGGTTGATCGTGCGGCACAACGTCGACTTGCCCGATCCCGACGGGCCGATGACGACGACGACCTCGCCACGGTGGACCGTGAGGTTGACGTCGCGCAGGACGTGCAGGTCCCCGAAGTGCTTGTCGACGTGCTCCAGGACGATCAGTGGCTCGCCGGCGGGTTGTGTCGTGACGTCCGCGGGCGGCGGCTCCGGCGTGATGCTGTCGACCATTGGTCGAACCTACGGGTGCGACGTTGCCTGCGCCATGACTGCATGTCACGGTCCAGTAACGGCCGGTTCGTGGGTAATCGCCCGTCGCCGCCGACGCGTGGGCGGCGTGCGGCCCGCAGGGTGCCGGGTCGTACCCTGGGGACGATGTCCACGACCCTGCCTGCCCCCGCTCCCGCGGACGCGCCCGAGACCCTGACCGGACCCGACGGCGGGTCCGTGCGCGCCGACGGCAGCCCGCGCACGTACCTCGTCAAGACGCTCGGCTGCCAGATGAACGTCCACGACTCCGAGCACATGGCCGGCATGCTGGAGCAGGCCGGCTACGTGCCCGCTCCTGCGGCGGCCGCCGCCGCGGAGGACGTCGACGTCCTGGTCATCAACACGTGCGCGGTCCGGGAGAACGCGGCGGACAAGCTGTACGGCAACCTGGGTCGCCTCGCAGGGACCAAGAGGTCGCGTCCGGGCGGCATGCAGATCGCTGTCGGCGGGTGCCTGGCTCAGAAGGACCGGGCGGGGATCGTCGAGCGTGCGCCGTGGGTCGACGTGGTGTTCGGCACGCACAACCTCGACGTGCTGCCCGCCCTCCTCGAGAGGTCCCGGCACAATGCCGCGGCCGAGGTCGAGATCGCCGAGTCGCTGCAGGTCTTTCCGAGCACGCTCCCGACCCGCCGTGAGTCGGTGTACGCGGGCTGGGTGTCGATCAGCGTCGGGTGCAACAACACGTGCACGTTCTGCATCGTCCCCCATCTGCGGGGCAAGGAGCGTGACCGGCGACCGGGCGAGATCCTCACCGAGGTCGAGGCGCTCGTCGCGACGGGCGCCATCGAGGTCACCCTGCTGGGCCAGAACGTCAACTCCTACGGAGTGGGGTTCGGGGACCGGCACGCGTTCGGCAAGCTGCTGCGCGCCGTGGGAGCCGTCCCGGGGCTCGAACGGGTCCGCTTCACCTCGCCGCACCCCGCTGCCTTCACGGACGACGTGATCGACGCCATGGCGGCCACGCCGACGGTCATGCCGCAGCTGCACATGCCCCTGCAGTCGGGCTCCGACAGGGTGCTGCGCGCGATGCGCCGCTCCTACCGGTCCGACCGGTTCCTCGGGATCCTCGAGCGCGTCCGTGCCGCGATCCCGCACGCGGCGATCACGACGGACGTGATCGTCGGGTTCCCGGGCGAGACGGAGGAGGACTTCGTCGAGACGCTGCGCGTGGTCGAGGCCGCGCGGTTCTCGTCCGCCTTCACCTTCCAGTACTCGCCGCGCCCCGGTACGCCCGCTGCCGACCTGCCCGACCAGCTGCCGAAGGACGTGGTGCAGGAGCGGTACGAGCGTCTCGTCGCGCTGCAGGAGCGCATCTCGGGCGAGGAGAACGCGGCCCAGGTCGGCCGACGGGTCGACGTGCTCGTCGCGCAGGGCGAGGGCCGCAAGGACGGCGCGACGGCCCGCGTCTCGGGCCGCGCCGAGGACAACAGGCTCGTCCACCTCGCGCTGCCCGCGGGTCTCTCACCGGCTGACGCGCCACGGCCCGGCGACCTCGTGACCGTCGAGGTCACCCAGTCCGCACCCCACCACCTCGTGGCGGACTCCGCGCTGGCGCCCGGCGGGACGTTCCTCGTGCGGCGCACCCGGGCCGGGGACGCGTGGCAGGCGCGTGCCGAGGGCCGCGAGGAGCACGCTCACGGCGACGCGGGCCCCGGCTGCGGCACGACCGGCGTCGCGACGGGTGCACCCACGGGTCCTGTCGTCCTCGGGTTGCCGGGGATCGGCCGCCCGACCGTCTGACGGACACCGTCGCTCACATCCCGGGCTCCCGTGGATGCCGGCGCGGGTGGGTGAGACCGGGCCCTTGGGACCACGCACCCGGACGGCGGGAGGTCTTCAATGGTGGAGGCAACGCCGTCGTCCTGCGGCGCCCGCAGCATCCCGTGGAGCCGTGATGTCCGAGGTCTTCCTCTTCCTCGCCCAGCAGCCTGTCCTCCTGCTCTTCATCGTCATCGGCGTCGGCTCCGCCGTCGGGCACGTCAAGGTGCGCGGTGTCGGGCTCAGTGCCGCCGCGGTCCTGTTCCTCGCGATCGGCCTGTCCGCGTGGGGGGCGTCCTACGGCGTCGACCTCGAGATCACCGAGGCGCTGGGCACGCTCGGCCTGGCGCTGTTCACGTTCTGCGTCGGCCTCGTGTCCGGCGCGACCTTCTTCTCGTCGCTGCGTCGCAGCCTCGGTCCGATCCTCGCCATGGCGGGCGTGCTCGCGGCCAGCGGTGGCGTCGCCGTGGTGGTCGGTGGACTGCTCGGGCTGGACCGTGCGGTCGTCGCCGGGGCCTGGGCGGGGGCGGTCACCAACACGCCCGCGCTCGCGGCCGCGCGGGACGCGGCGGGTGACGCGACCGGCCCCACCATCGGGTACGCCGTGACCTACCTGTTCGGCGTCGTCGGGATGCTCGTCGCCGTGTCCGCCGCGCTGCGCCACCGTGAGCAGGACACGGACGCGCCGCCGACGCTCGTCAGCCGGACCGTGCGCGTCGAGGTGACGGGCCGGCCCCGCATCCAGGACCTCGAGGACCAGCACGGCGACCGCATCAAGTTCTCGCGGGTGCGTCGCGGTGAGGAGTCGCCGATCAGGACGGCGGACGCGGCCGACATGCTGCTGCTCGACGACCTCGTCACCGTCGTGGGGCCGTCGGAGGAGGTCGACGCCGTCACACGCGAGCTCGGGCACGCGTCGTCGCACCGTCTCGAGGCGGACAGGCTCTACCTCGACGTGCGTCGCGTCACGGTCTCGGACGAACGG
This window harbors:
- the rny gene encoding ribonuclease Y, translating into MEPGPIATVVGLLGACLVALILVLTARREADQHRRGATEDVARIRDDARAMLADAERRERRVADRERELASERAELADLQRRTRSEAETLAELRRAASRELDKAERAAARTLADAERAANERLADARDQARAELESVSGLTHDEALAELTRRITDQAVAAAAAQVRRAEAQARRTAEARARRIVATAVQRVAVATSAQPVVSILPLSSDEMKGRIIGKEGRNIRHFEALTGVNVLVDETPDTVVLSCFDPERREVAQVALEALMADGRIHPQRIEAAYAEALAGAEDRHDAAGHDATERAGIDGLHAELVRTIGRLRLRSSYGQNVLEHLVESAQIAAGIAAEIGADVAVARRGAFLHDVGKALTGEVPGTHAAVGADLARRLGESDAVVNAIAAHHDEVPATTVEAVIVQAADAISAARPGARRQEIDQYVERMGELEALVARHDGVRRALAMAAGREVRVVVEPDEVDDRALPQLASSIAKHIEADLTYPGEIRVTVVRELRASATAG
- a CDS encoding amino acid ABC transporter permease; protein product: MSELVLFDVPGPRTRRRMAVVNVLAVLAVAALGAWALVLLDRKGQLAADLWQPFLASSTWVDYLLPGLRDTLRAAGLAIVASAVFGLVFGLGRLSGSRVVRWLSGTVVEFFRAVPVLLMMIFFYQGISQLRVVEPRDVPLLAVVLALTLYNGSVFAELVRSGVHNLPRGQREAALAVGLRPAQSLRLVEVPQALIAMLPALASQLVVILKDTALGAIITYPELLDASRRFGSGNGNILQSLLVAALVFIVINYALTSFAQRLASQVGRHTAGAAKAEAPPLVVAARADR
- a CDS encoding amino acid ABC transporter permease; translation: MDEGYLEKFLSLFDEYDVLAAFWVNIQLSLYAAVIALVIGTVLAVMRISPVPSLRWAGATYVTLLRNTPLTIIIVFCVLGLWGQLGLTLSSDFQTNFFRLAVLGLAVYHAAFVCEALRSGVNTVPVGQAEAARAIGLGFWSAARLVILPQAFRGAVAPLGNVLIALIKNSTVAAAGSVAETSGLMRTMIEFRPDVIFAIFLTFAVGYVIIVVPVGLATTSLSRRLAVAR
- a CDS encoding glutamate ABC transporter substrate-binding protein: MRARRLAIALTAVAALTLGACSGGADEADDTADAGATETSDGGAEGTLRVGIKFDQPGLGYQDGSDYTGFDVAVAKYVAEKLGYGADQIEWVQAPSAQRETMLQNAQVDMIFATYSITDKRKEVVGFAGPYFVAGQDLLVAADDDSISGPEDLEGKNLCSVTGSTSAQRIKDEYATGTNLLEQPGYAECVTALVAGTVDAVTTDDIILAGLAAIPANEGKVKVVGNPFSEENYGVGLPKDSEVCEDVNAAITEMIEDGSWQEALDENVGASGYVPNDELNPPTVVACA
- a CDS encoding amino acid ABC transporter ATP-binding protein, with the translated sequence MVDSITPEPPPADVTTQPAGEPLIVLEHVDKHFGDLHVLRDVNLTVHRGEVVVVIGPSGSGKSTLCRTINRLETIDSGTISVDGKPLPAEGRELARLRADVGMVFQSFNLFAHRTVLENVTLGQVKAKGVKPAVAKATAMELLERVGVADQAAKRPAQLSGGQQQRVAIARALAMKPKAMLFDEPTSALDPEMINEVLDVMVGLAHDGMTMVVVTHEMGFARRAARRVVFMDAGQVVEEADPETFFTAPRSGRAKDFLSKILTH
- the miaB gene encoding tRNA (N6-isopentenyl adenosine(37)-C2)-methylthiotransferase MiaB, with translation MSTTLPAPAPADAPETLTGPDGGSVRADGSPRTYLVKTLGCQMNVHDSEHMAGMLEQAGYVPAPAAAAAAEDVDVLVINTCAVRENAADKLYGNLGRLAGTKRSRPGGMQIAVGGCLAQKDRAGIVERAPWVDVVFGTHNLDVLPALLERSRHNAAAEVEIAESLQVFPSTLPTRRESVYAGWVSISVGCNNTCTFCIVPHLRGKERDRRPGEILTEVEALVATGAIEVTLLGQNVNSYGVGFGDRHAFGKLLRAVGAVPGLERVRFTSPHPAAFTDDVIDAMAATPTVMPQLHMPLQSGSDRVLRAMRRSYRSDRFLGILERVRAAIPHAAITTDVIVGFPGETEEDFVETLRVVEAARFSSAFTFQYSPRPGTPAADLPDQLPKDVVQERYERLVALQERISGEENAAQVGRRVDVLVAQGEGRKDGATARVSGRAEDNRLVHLALPAGLSPADAPRPGDLVTVEVTQSAPHHLVADSALAPGGTFLVRRTRAGDAWQARAEGREEHAHGDAGPGCGTTGVATGAPTGPVVLGLPGIGRPTV
- a CDS encoding aspartate:alanine exchanger family transporter, giving the protein MSEVFLFLAQQPVLLLFIVIGVGSAVGHVKVRGVGLSAAAVLFLAIGLSAWGASYGVDLEITEALGTLGLALFTFCVGLVSGATFFSSLRRSLGPILAMAGVLAASGGVAVVVGGLLGLDRAVVAGAWAGAVTNTPALAAARDAAGDATGPTIGYAVTYLFGVVGMLVAVSAALRHREQDTDAPPTLVSRTVRVEVTGRPRIQDLEDQHGDRIKFSRVRRGEESPIRTADAADMLLLDDLVTVVGPSEEVDAVTRELGHASSHRLEADRLYLDVRRVTVSDERAAGHTIAELDLLHRFGATISRVRRGDVDVVATDDFQLQLGDRVRVIAPRERMAEVSAWFGDSSRGLSDIMPVVLGVGMALGILLGTAAIPVGDSVFKIGSAAGTLLVGLVLGRLGRIGPVVTGMPYTAAQAIAELGLLVFLAQAGSKAGAQIGAAFTSGDWLRILALGVVVTAVVAGGLYLVMRRVFAIGGTRLSGIMGGAQTQPAVLAFANARTGYDARVALGYALVYPAAMITKIIVGRILGGL